A genomic segment from Bufo bufo chromosome 8, aBufBuf1.1, whole genome shotgun sequence encodes:
- the AKAP14 gene encoding A-kinase anchor protein 14: MDSEEMYIAALKEKACELVETAMRNAQDSLRSLHTGQGEERVKEQEHDAKNIPWLSCQDFTVELGKKQIEEYVSTWEFHESWLYCTDFLREEETEFSKLFHYRMRWSIPTCRKPIPRATACIYFTVKISKIKPPTLPVEVFFVFESNRLVHRPGETRFREKWLKDIIESKLIMINSITF, from the exons ATGGATTCTGAGGAAATGTACATTGCGGCACTTAAAGAAAAAGCCTGTGAACTGGTAGAAACTGCCATGAGAAATGCCCAGGACAGCCTGAGAAGCCTACACACGGGGCAaggggaggaaagggttaaag AGCAGGAACATGACGCGAAGAACATCCCATGGCTCTCGTGTCAGGACTTCACTGTGGAGCTGGGCAAGAAGCAAATAGAAGAATATGTCTCG ACATGGGAATTCCACGAGAGCTGGTTGTACTGCACAGATTTCCTGAGAGAAGAAGAGACCGAGTTCAGTAAGCTGTTCCATTATAGGATGAGATGGAGCATCCCAACCTGTAGGAAGCCAATTCCCAGGGCGACGGCCTGCATCTACTTTACTGTAAAGATCTCCAAAATTAAACCTCCC ACTTTACCAGTTGAAGTTTTCTTTGTCTTCGAATCCAACAGACTTGTTCACAG ACCTGGAGAGACAAGATTCAGAGAAAAATGGTTGAAGGACATCATCGAAAGCAAGTTGATAATGATAAACAGTATTACATTTTAA